The genomic interval CGCAGGTACTTGCGGGCCAGCGCCTCGACCTCGGGCGGCATCGTGGCGCTGAAGAGCAGCGTCTGGCGGTACTTCGGGATCTGCTCCACCACGCGGTTGATCTGCGGCGCGAAACCCATGTCCAGCATGCGGTCCGCCTCGTCGAGCACCAGCACCTCGAGGTCGTCCGGCACCATGTTCTGTTTCTCGAGGTGGTCGAGCAGGCGGCCCGGCGTGGCCACCACGATGTCCACCCCGCGGCGCAGCGCGGTCTCCTGCGGTTCGTACGGCACGCCACCGAAGATCGGCGCCACCTCGATGCCGGTGCCGCGCGCGTACTTCCGCACGCTTTCCTCCACCTGCAGCGCCAGCTCACGCGTGGGCGTGAGCACCAGCGCGCGCGTGCGCTTCGGGCCATCCAGCAGGCGGCTGATCAGCGGGAGCGTGAACGCGGCGGTCTTGCCGGTGCCGGTCTGGGCGAGGCCGATGATGTCGGAGCCGCGGAGTGCGAGCGGGATCGCATCGCGCTGGATCGGCGTCGGGTACTCGTAGCCGGCCTCGCGCACGGCGGCGAGGAGGCGGGGATCGAGGTCGAGCTGCTCGAAGGTCGTGCGGGCCTCGTCGGCGGCCACCTGCGCGGCGATCGTCTCGGGCGTCTCCTCGACGGCCTCCGGGACGAGGTTGTGTTCCGCCTCACTGACGGTGGTCGGTCCTGCGCCAGCGGGGCGCGCGCGACCGCCACTGCGTGGGCGTCGTGTCCGTGAATTCACTCGGTGTGGTGTGTTGCTTCCAGGTCGCCTGTTCGGCTTGCGCCGACCTGTGAAGCTGGCTGCAGCGGTCCCGGGGTCCGGTGCCGTCACGGGGACCGCCCCCGGCCGCGACGGAAAGCGTCGCGGACCGTCCGGGCGATCACCGCGGGTGCACGGAGTGCTCGTCGCGTGGGACGCCGGCGAGGTGGCGCATCAGGGGGACGCGTACCGCCGGTGAACATGCCGCCCAGGCGCGGGCAGCTGTTCGAGGTGGAACGTACTCACCCCCGGGGACGCGGAACACCCGCGCGCGGAAACGCCCCCAGCGACCTCATCCAGTCACGAACGCCGGCGCACCGAGGAATGGCAGCACGTGCGTCAGTGTCCAGGCCGGGCGCTCCTCATGCAGGACATGGCCGGCCCCGTGGGCCACGTGCAGCGCCGCATTCGGGAGCATGCGCGCCAATGTCGGGACCACCGACTGCGGGCGCACCACGGGATCGCGGTCGCCGAACATCACCAGCATCGGCTGGCGGAAACCGGCCAGCTCGGTCGGCGTCCAGGGTGACCAGCGGAACTCGTGGAGCAGCAGCCGCATGGCGTTGAGGAAGTCGGGGAACTGGGTCGGCGCCCAGTATTCGTCGACTTCGCGCTCGCCATCGGAGAGGCCGGCCTCGCCGCGTGACCGCCGGAGGGCAAAGCTGATCGCCCAGCGGGGGATGCTGCCCGGCAGGAGCCGTCCGGTCAGCGAGGGGGGCATGAGCTGCGTCCAGGCCGCGCGGTCGACCACGCCGAAACCCACGCTCCCGAGCAGCACGATGCGCGGCACGCGCGCAGGCGCTCGCAGCGCGAGGCTCATCCCCACCATGCCACCCATGGAGTGTGCGATGACCGGCGCCCCGGTGATCCCCAGGGCATCCATCGTCGCGGCCACATGCGACACCATCGC from Gemmatimonadaceae bacterium carries:
- a CDS encoding DEAD/DEAH box helicase; translation: MAADEARTTFEQLDLDPRLLAAVREAGYEYPTPIQRDAIPLALRGSDIIGLAQTGTGKTAAFTLPLISRLLDGPKRTRALVLTPTRELALQVEESVRKYARGTGIEVAPIFGGVPYEPQETALRRGVDIVVATPGRLLDHLEKQNMVPDDLEVLVLDEADRMLDMGFAPQINRVVEQIPKYRQTLLFSATMPPEVEALARKYLRRPIVVQVGRRSSAAVTVAHAVYPVPAEKKVDLLVHLLQQPKMDSVLVFTRTKHGADKVVRNLEKNDIASTAMHADKTQAQRIKALEGFRDGSIRVLVATDIAQRGLDINGISHVINYDVPQQAEDYVHRIGRTGRAAATGDAVTFMAPDEIAMVRTIERVIGQQIPRVSVPGYDFGS
- a CDS encoding alpha/beta hydrolase encodes the protein MPVSKRAVPIVAGEMYPAHDASATALQVRLDDGERVRVVQTGDPAAPPIVLLHGWGCTAYAWRHFAGPLAAAGWRVLAVDQRGHGLSDRPADPALYTREAMVSHVAATMDALGITGAPVIAHSMGGMVGMSLALRAPARVPRIVLLGSVGFGVVDRAAWTQLMPPSLTGRLLPGSIPRWAISFALRRSRGEAGLSDGEREVDEYWAPTQFPDFLNAMRLLLHEFRWSPWTPTELAGFRQPMLVMFGDRDPVVRPQSVVPTLARMLPNAALHVAHGAGHVLHEERPAWTLTHVLPFLGAPAFVTG